The following nucleotide sequence is from Myxocyprinus asiaticus isolate MX2 ecotype Aquarium Trade chromosome 21, UBuf_Myxa_2, whole genome shotgun sequence.
CAGGTATCTACAATTTCATTGCAGACCCTCTCCAGATCATCAGTAACCTCAAGCCGTGAACGAACAAAATCACAGAGCTCCTCATTAGCCATCACATCCCAGATCCCATCGCAAGCTAGAACAATAAACTCGTCCTCTGCCTCCGACCGCTCGATAGCATACACCTCAGGCTCCGGCGACACCAGCTGCTCAGTAGGACCCTTACCGTGCACACATTTATAATCAAAGTCCCCCAGAGCCCTGGAAACCGCCAGGGACCCATTCACACGCTGGATCATCACGGATCCTCCAGCGTTCTGGATTCGCTCCTTCTCCAATGGGTTGCTGGGTTTGTGGTCCTGTGTGAAGAAGTGCACAGCCCCTCCGCGGCTCAGCAGCCCCCGCGAGTCTCCGCAGTTGATAAAGTAGATGTGGCGGGGTGAGATCATCACACCGACGGCTGTCGAGCCGCTGCGGTCGGCACCACCATGCTTCTTCTCTGAGATTTGCCGCATGTGATCGTCAATCTGCAGGAAACCAGTGCGAATTCCAGATTTCACGCTGTCCACGTTGGGCTCCACGTTCGGACCCCCACCTCTGCCTCCACCCTGGAAGTCAGGGTTGCTGGTGATGTGCTCCAGGAGGTGCTCGCAGCAGTAACGTGCCACCTGCGATCCCGCGTGCCCATCGTAAACTGCAAAAAAAGACCAGGGGTCGAGGCCGTTGGGCAGACCGATGACAGCAGTGTGCGCATCCTCCATCTCCACGCGCCAGCCCTGCATGCTGCTCAGGCCGTAGCGCAGGTCGTTTCCATCCCCATGAGCATTGTGCTTCTCCATCTTTGGCTTATCAAGAAATGCACCCATCTCTGTGGCTTAAGAATCTAGAATAGAAACAGTTCAAGAATGAGTAACATACAAAAGTAGGCCTGGGAAATTTAACGCGGTAATTTTTCCAATTGATAGTTTACTTTTTATTGCATAGTGatatggagacttcacccgcaagtggtaAGCCATGTGTGGGAGAGAGACAAGCTGCCACAGCATTTCCTCAATATGCATATCCCTTATATGCACCACCATTGAAATTTCACACGGTTCATTAATATTCTTGTTGCAACGTAACGCTTGCTAGCCCCAGTCAGCTGCATGCTTTCTACACTGCACGCAGTAATGATGTTTCGTTCATccagtgaacaaatcattcttgtTCACCTACAAACAATGTCTtctctccctttcgaagccaatgagctctagtttgaCGTGCAAGACTGCCAGAGTATGCGAGCGGAGTGGAAGCGGAGAAGCATGATTTGGACTGGAGCAAAgagcgggtttttttttttttaaatgcccaattcccaatgcgctcctcatggtggtgtagtggctcgcctcaatccgggtggcggaggacgaatctcagttgcctccacatctgagaccatcaatccacgcatcttattacgtgacttgatgagcgcattactgcggaggcttcacgctgttctccgcagcatccacacacaactcaccgagagcgagaaccacattatagtgaccacgaggaggttaacccaaagtgactctacccaccctagcaaccgggccaattggttgcttaggaagcctgactggagtcactctgcacgccctggatttgaacttgcgactccaggtgtgttagtcagcgtctttacatgctgagctacccaggccccaatcagagcgtcattgttttcttttgtttcaagAGCATAACGCTCCATCACAAGCCCAACACCACATCACGaaatacacgatatagcaaaatctctatcgattaaCACTTTTTTATCGTTGCCACTATATATATAGTCATATCACACAGCCCTaccatctataatgattctacGGTAATTTTAAGCTGTTCCTCCACCGACACACGTAAATACAAAACACTTcaataagtttaattcagtaaaaaaaaaaaatcactgcaaaaaatcctattgttatcaagtgtttttgtcttgatttccatttaaaattgtctaaaaatacacttacttgagaagcaacgtataagatatttagacttgctttaagtgtattttgtatacaagtgtattttttcacttggttatacttctgcgagtgcagtaaagacaaaaatacttttattcagaatttattccctaaaagcaagtctaaatatcttatatgctgcttct
It contains:
- the LOC127412016 gene encoding protein phosphatase 1A-like isoform X1 translates to MGAFLDKPKMEKHNAHGDGNDLRYGLSSMQGWRVEMEDAHTAVIGLPNGLDPWSFFAVYDGHAGSQVARYCCEHLLEHITSNPDFQGGGRGGGPNVEPNVDSVKSGIRTGFLQIDDHMRQISEKKHGGADRSGSTAVGVMISPRHIYFINCGDSRGLLSRGGAVHFFTQDHKPSNPLEKERIQNAGGSVMIQRVNGSLAVSRALGDFDYKCVHGKGPTEQLVSPEPEVYAIERSEAEDEFIVLACDGIWDVMANEELCDFVRSRLEVTDDLERVCNEIVDTCLYKGSRDNMSVVLVCFVGAPKVSPEAVKREAELDKYLESRVEEILKRQGNEGVPDLVHVMRTLASESIPNLPPGGELASKRSVIEAVYNKLNPYRNEDTLFLSGWQLEHRGISQAALLLSPFKDSASTDDMW
- the LOC127412016 gene encoding protein phosphatase 1A-like isoform X2, with the translated sequence MGAFLDKPKMEKHNAHGDGNDLRYGLSSMQGWRVEMEDAHTAVIGLPNGLDPWSFFAVYDGHAGSQVARYCCEHLLEHITSNPDFQGGGRGGGPNVEPNVDSVKSGIRTGFLQIDDHMRQISEKKHGGADRSGSTAVGVMISPRHIYFINCGDSRGLLSRGGAVHFFTQDHKPSNPLEKERIQNAGGSVMIQRVNGSLAVSRALGDFDYKCVHGKGPTEQLVSPEPEVYAIERSEAEDEFIVLACDGIWDVMANEELCDFVRSRLEVTDDLERVCNEIVDTCLYKGSRDNMSVVLVCFVGAPKVSPEAVKREAELDKYLESRVEEILKRQGNEGVPDLVHVMRTLASESIPNLPPGGELASKRSVIEAVYNKLNPYRNEDTDSASTDDMW
- the LOC127412016 gene encoding protein phosphatase 1A-like isoform X3, with protein sequence MGAFLDKPKMEKHNAHGDGNDLRYGLSSMQGWRVEMEDAHTAVIGLPNGLDPWSFFAVYDGHAGSQVARYCCEHLLEHITSNPDFQGGGRGGGPNVEPNVDSVKSGIRTGFLQIDDHMRQISEKKHGGADRSGSTAVGVMISPRHIYFINCGDSRGLLSRGGAVHFFTQDHKPSNPLEKERIQNAGGSVMIQRVNGSLAVSRALGDFDYKCVHGKGPTEQLVSPEPEVYAIERSEAEDEFIVLACDGIWDVMANEELCDFVRSRLEVTDDLERVCNEIVDTCLYKGSRDNMSVVLVCFVGAPKVSPEAVKREAELDKYLESRVEEILKRQGNEGVPDLVHVMRTLASESIPNLPPGGELASKRSVIEAVYNKLNPYRNEDTVFYHPASLY